One window from the genome of Ferroacidibacillus organovorans encodes:
- the nadC gene encoding carboxylating nicotinate-nucleotide diphosphorylase, giving the protein MILESTRELIRLALSEDIGRGDCTTEAIIDPDQKATATVYVKQAATLAGLSLIQDVFAALDARVRVVPLAEDGQTIAGKTAVSRLEGPARSILTGERTALNFLGRLTGIATLTRLAVAQLEGTRAKLLDTRKTTPGWRVLEKYAVRMGGGHNHRFGLDDMVLIKDNHIALCGGVAQAVSRARAHIGLSQKIEVEVDTMEQLVEALETSADMILLDNMNQDQLRQAVKWTKGRVPLEASGNISLQTIAGIAASGVDYLSMGALTHSAASVDVGLDIVFS; this is encoded by the coding sequence GTGATTCTTGAATCGACACGTGAACTCATTCGCTTGGCGCTTTCGGAAGACATTGGGCGCGGAGATTGCACGACGGAGGCGATCATTGATCCCGATCAAAAGGCAACGGCCACGGTGTATGTCAAACAGGCGGCAACACTCGCGGGACTCTCGCTCATTCAAGATGTGTTTGCGGCGCTTGATGCGCGTGTTAGGGTTGTGCCTCTTGCAGAGGATGGACAAACCATCGCTGGAAAGACGGCCGTGAGCCGCTTGGAGGGTCCGGCGCGTTCGATTCTTACTGGTGAGCGCACGGCGCTTAATTTTCTTGGACGCCTGACAGGGATCGCAACGCTTACGCGCCTAGCGGTCGCGCAATTGGAAGGAACGCGCGCAAAGCTGCTTGACACGCGAAAGACGACGCCTGGTTGGCGGGTTCTTGAGAAGTACGCGGTGCGTATGGGTGGCGGGCATAATCACCGTTTTGGACTCGACGATATGGTGCTGATTAAAGATAACCACATCGCGTTGTGTGGGGGTGTCGCCCAAGCAGTCTCTCGTGCGCGCGCGCACATTGGCTTGTCGCAAAAGATTGAAGTGGAAGTCGACACGATGGAACAACTCGTCGAAGCGTTAGAAACGAGCGCTGACATGATTCTTCTTGACAACATGAATCAAGACCAGTTGCGCCAGGCTGTAAAGTGGACGAAAGGCCGTGTCCCGCTTGAGGCTTCTGGCAATATCTCGCTGCAAACCATCGCAGGCATTGCCGCGAGCGGGGTGGATTATCTTTCGATGGGAGCGCTGACGCATTCTGCGGCGAGTGTTGACGTAGGGCTTGATATTGTCTTTTCCTGA
- the nadB gene encoding L-aspartate oxidase translates to MKTVVSDFVIIGSGLAGSVAAYALSRYGDVLLLSKEPSTKSNSFAAQGGIAAAVGLDDAPELHQLDTLLAGGDLCDPKVVSQVTTRAPEIVRWLADLGVPFDRAPSGVWRLGLEGAHSRKRILHAGGDATGRRMMETLRGAVEAIPNVVRIPHVRIHSLMENSRGEVMGARGWVLNGGKEPHRFFARRATVLATGGGGQLFLRTTNPPGATGDGIALGYRAGARLRNLEFVQFHPTALDVDGARGFLISEAVRGAGGVLVDENQRRIMAEYPRLDLEPRDVVSRVIYTEMEKGKTIYLDCRLIRDFPVKFPTIDHVCHTLGFDPAVDLLPVAPAAHFMMGGIHTDLSGQTSVPGLYATGEVACTGLHGANRLASNSLLECVVMGHALAESLHGMRDERMLFRDEACAAAPDGEEAELAEDVLIDVREILWKTAGIVREQKTMEQGLHALRALAEEHGMSFAVETATLILQSALSRKESRGAHFRSDHPHVDTALCGVDTEISLKRMDRVRSF, encoded by the coding sequence GTGAAAACTGTCGTTTCGGATTTTGTGATCATCGGCAGTGGCCTTGCCGGAAGTGTTGCAGCATATGCGCTGAGCCGATACGGGGATGTGTTGCTGCTCTCAAAAGAGCCTTCCACAAAGAGCAACTCGTTTGCCGCGCAGGGAGGAATCGCCGCGGCGGTTGGGCTTGATGATGCTCCGGAGCTTCATCAACTCGATACACTGTTGGCAGGTGGAGATCTCTGCGATCCAAAGGTTGTCTCGCAGGTGACAACCCGCGCGCCGGAGATTGTGCGCTGGCTCGCAGATTTGGGTGTTCCTTTTGATCGCGCACCGTCTGGCGTGTGGCGATTGGGGCTTGAAGGCGCGCATTCGCGCAAACGAATTCTTCACGCGGGAGGCGACGCGACAGGGCGGCGCATGATGGAGACCTTGCGCGGTGCGGTTGAGGCAATCCCAAACGTTGTTCGGATACCGCATGTCCGCATTCACTCGCTTATGGAAAATTCGCGCGGTGAAGTGATGGGCGCGCGCGGATGGGTTTTGAATGGTGGGAAGGAGCCGCACCGCTTTTTTGCGCGCCGCGCCACGGTCCTTGCGACGGGCGGCGGCGGTCAGTTGTTTTTGCGCACCACGAATCCTCCCGGTGCGACAGGAGACGGGATCGCGCTTGGATATCGCGCGGGTGCGCGGCTGCGCAATCTGGAATTTGTCCAGTTTCATCCGACGGCGCTCGACGTAGACGGCGCGCGCGGTTTTCTCATTTCTGAGGCGGTGCGCGGCGCGGGGGGCGTACTCGTCGATGAGAATCAGCGCAGGATCATGGCCGAGTATCCGCGTCTTGATCTCGAACCGCGCGATGTGGTGTCACGCGTCATTTACACGGAGATGGAAAAAGGGAAAACGATCTACTTAGACTGTCGCTTGATTCGAGATTTTCCAGTGAAATTCCCGACAATCGATCACGTCTGCCACACACTTGGCTTTGATCCTGCTGTAGATTTGTTGCCCGTCGCGCCTGCAGCGCATTTTATGATGGGCGGAATTCACACAGACCTTTCCGGACAGACGTCTGTTCCGGGGCTTTATGCGACGGGGGAAGTGGCGTGTACAGGCTTGCATGGCGCGAATCGACTTGCGAGCAATTCTCTTTTAGAATGTGTAGTAATGGGCCATGCGCTGGCAGAGTCGCTGCATGGCATGAGGGATGAGCGCATGTTGTTTCGCGATGAAGCGTGCGCGGCGGCGCCTGATGGAGAAGAGGCGGAACTTGCGGAAGATGTGCTGATCGACGTGCGAGAGATCCTCTGGAAAACGGCGGGTATTGTGCGTGAACAAAAAACGATGGAACAGGGACTTCACGCACTGCGCGCACTGGCAGAAGAGCACGGCATGTCTTTTGCAGTGGAGACAGCCACGCTGATCTTGCAGTCGGCGCTCTCCCGAAAAGAGAGCCGGGGCGCGCATTTTCGCAGCGATCATCCGCATGTTGACACAGCGCTTTGCGGAGTGGACACGGAGATTTCGCTAAAGAGGATGGACCGTGTAAGGAGTTTCTGA
- the pabB gene encoding aminodeoxychorismate synthase component I, giving the protein MFGVERNPHFMFHFSDPRGQIRPRVFTDPKTVLIAHSSTEVRQALEQVDAWVKKGYYAAGYLSYEAAPAFDPAFDVAEGSKIPLLFFAIFERETNALWDADCARYECSSWRADTSPETYDAHLGRIKHAIAQGETYQVNYTMRLRAQFAGDDLTYYHALREAQQANYCAYLNIGRFRILSASPELFFRLEGKRVITRPMKGTVRRGRWLQEDEQLAAWLHGSEKNRVENVMIVDLLRNDLSKIPGACEISVPSLFALERYPTVHQMTSTVSAEIGEHATFVDVLEALFPCGSITGAPKISTMRLIAELERQPREIYCGAIGLIEPGGDATFNVAIRTLLLDGETGEALYGVGGGITWNSEPRDEYAEALTKASLLDVHAGAFELLETMRLECGAYMLLERHLKRLSESAQYFGMAADLLEVRRRLAEYAALYGDERRRVRLLVSKDGEYRIESTPIHALPDEPLQVAVAKVPISSSLRFLYHKTTQRAVYETQQKDSPGCFDVLLWNERGELTEFTNGNLVLEMDGRLVTPARDSGLLAGTFRGLLLDAGILKKRS; this is encoded by the coding sequence ATGTTCGGGGTAGAACGGAATCCGCATTTTATGTTTCATTTCAGCGATCCACGCGGTCAGATCCGGCCGCGCGTTTTTACGGATCCGAAAACGGTGTTGATCGCTCACTCGTCCACAGAGGTGCGACAGGCGCTTGAACAGGTTGACGCTTGGGTCAAAAAAGGATACTACGCGGCTGGGTATTTGTCATATGAGGCGGCGCCGGCGTTTGACCCGGCGTTTGACGTGGCGGAAGGCTCGAAAATTCCGCTGCTCTTTTTTGCCATTTTTGAGCGTGAAACAAACGCTTTGTGGGATGCTGACTGCGCGCGGTATGAATGTTCGTCTTGGCGGGCCGACACGTCGCCTGAAACCTATGACGCGCATCTGGGAAGGATTAAACACGCGATCGCGCAAGGGGAAACGTATCAGGTTAACTACACCATGAGATTGCGGGCGCAATTTGCCGGAGACGATCTCACGTATTATCACGCTTTGCGCGAGGCGCAGCAGGCGAATTATTGCGCTTATCTGAATATCGGGCGGTTTCGTATCCTCTCGGCGTCTCCCGAACTGTTTTTTCGATTGGAAGGAAAGCGCGTCATCACGCGTCCGATGAAAGGGACGGTCCGGCGCGGACGATGGCTGCAAGAAGATGAGCAATTGGCTGCGTGGCTTCATGGGTCTGAGAAAAACCGCGTCGAGAATGTGATGATTGTCGATTTGCTGCGAAACGATCTGTCAAAGATTCCCGGGGCTTGCGAAATTTCTGTCCCTTCGCTCTTTGCGCTGGAGCGTTATCCGACAGTTCATCAGATGACTTCCACGGTTTCTGCGGAAATTGGCGAACACGCGACGTTTGTCGATGTGCTTGAAGCGCTGTTTCCATGCGGTTCGATCACGGGCGCGCCAAAGATCAGTACGATGCGCTTGATCGCAGAGCTCGAAAGGCAGCCGCGCGAGATTTACTGTGGCGCGATTGGCTTGATTGAGCCGGGGGGAGATGCGACGTTTAACGTGGCGATCCGGACGCTTTTGCTCGATGGTGAAACAGGTGAGGCGCTGTATGGCGTTGGCGGCGGCATCACGTGGAATTCAGAGCCGCGTGATGAGTATGCAGAGGCGCTAACCAAGGCATCGCTTCTCGATGTGCATGCGGGCGCGTTTGAATTGCTAGAAACGATGCGCCTGGAGTGCGGCGCGTACATGCTGCTTGAGCGGCATCTTAAACGGTTGTCTGAGTCGGCGCAGTATTTTGGGATGGCCGCAGACCTTCTTGAGGTGCGCCGACGTTTAGCTGAGTACGCCGCGCTTTACGGGGATGAGCGGCGCAGGGTTCGCCTTTTGGTCTCAAAGGATGGGGAGTATCGCATCGAGAGCACCCCTATTCATGCGCTTCCCGATGAGCCGTTGCAAGTGGCGGTGGCGAAGGTGCCGATCTCGTCTTCGCTGCGGTTTCTCTACCACAAGACGACGCAGCGCGCGGTCTATGAAACACAGCAAAAGGATAGCCCAGGCTGCTTTGATGTGCTCTTGTGGAATGAGCGTGGGGAGCTTACGGAGTTTACCAACGGGAACCTCGTTTTGGAAATGGATGGGCGTCTCGTCACGCCAGCGCGCGACAGTGGATTGCTTGCGGGCACGTTTCGCGGGCTTCTTCTTGACGCAGGGATCTTGAAGAAAAGGTCTTGA
- a CDS encoding metal-sensitive transcriptional regulator, translating to MAGGDSMYGYQKDAEDLLNRLRKVEGQVRGIQKMIQEDRYCVDILTQISSIKSALAKVELALLESHTRGCVVDAIQGGGGDEKIDELMRVIRASMKG from the coding sequence ATGGCAGGTGGTGACAGCATGTACGGTTATCAAAAGGATGCAGAAGATTTATTGAACAGGTTGCGCAAAGTGGAAGGCCAGGTGCGCGGCATTCAAAAGATGATCCAGGAGGATCGCTATTGTGTGGATATTTTGACGCAAATTTCTTCGATCAAATCGGCGCTCGCAAAAGTCGAGTTGGCGCTCCTTGAGAGCCACACGCGCGGATGCGTGGTGGACGCCATTCAAGGTGGCGGAGGGGATGAGAAGATCGACGAATTGATGCGCGTGATCAGGGCGAGTATGAAGGGATAG